The genome window CTTTAGGACGACTTTTGAAAAATCGTGGGTTAAAGGTTACAATTCAAAAATTTGATCCTTACATCAATGTGGATCCTGGAACAATGAATCCATATCAGCATGGTGAAGTTTTTGTAACTGATGATGGAGCTGAGACCGATCTCGATTTGGGACACTACGAAAGATTTATTGATAACAACTTAGGCAAATATTCAAACGTTACGACTGGTAAGATTTATTCAGAAGTAATTGATAAAGAACGAAAAGGAGAATACTTGGGAGCGACAGTCCAAGTTATTCCCCACATTACAGGCATGATTAGGGATAAAATATTACAAGCAGGCAGAGTTAATGATGCTGACGTTGTAATTACCGAAATCGGCGGAACGGTTGGAGATATTGAATCCCAACCCTTTATTGAAGCCATTCGTCAAATGAAATCGGCTGTTGGAGCGGATAATGTAGTTTATATTCATGTCACTTTAGTTCCTTACATAAAGGCTGCTGAGGAAATGAAAACTAAACCTACTCAACATTCCGTACGAGAACTTAAAAGTTTTGGGGTTCAGCCAAACATCATTGTTGTAAGAACGGACCGACCGATTAGTTTATCTTTAAAAGAGAAGATTGCCTCGTTTTGTGATGTTGAAACAGATGCGGTAATTGAATCACGAGATGCTTCTTCAATTTATGAACTTCCTTTAACGCTGCATCAAGAAGGTTTAGATACAATTGTTGATAAATATCTTGGATTAAATTCACCTGAGCCAAGTATGGATAGCTGGAAAGAACTGAACAAAAGAATTCAGACTTTACAGAACACGGTAACTATTGCTATTGTTGGAAAGTATGTTGAATTAAAAGATTCATACATATCTGTGACTGAAGCTCTTTACCATGCTGGATTTAAGTACAATACTAAAGTAAAACTGAAAATGGTTCAGGCAGAGGATGTCACTAAAGAAAATGTAGGTGACATTTTGGGCTCTGAAATTGACGGGATCTTAGTTCCAGGTGGTTTTGGTGATCGAGGGATTGAAGGAATGATTGAAGCCATCAGGTATGCAAGAGAAAATGATATTCCATTTTTAGGAATTTGTTTAGGAATGCAAATGGCGTGTGTTGAATTTGCTCGCAATGTGGTTGGGTTAAAAAATGCGAATTCGACTGAAATGGAGCCAAATACTGAGAATCCGATCATCGATCTTTTGCCAGATCAAGCTGATGTAGTGAATCTTGGAGGAACTTTGCGTTTAGGACTTTATCCAGCTAAGTTAAAACCGGGAACCAAAACAATTCATCTTTACAATGATCAAGAAGAGATTGAGGAACGCCACAGACATCGTTACGAATTTAAAAATAAATATAGAGATGCATTTATTGAACGTGGAATGATTTTTTCAGGCACTTCACCTGATAATCGACTAGTTGAAGTGATCGAATTACCTGACAAGAAATTTTTTATTGCTGCTCAGTATCACCCAGAATTTCTCTCAAGACCAGAAAGGCCGGAGCCTTTATATGATGGGTTTGTAAAGACAGCTTTATTACAAAAAGAAGAAAGATCTAAATAACATTGTTGATCGTGGTTTTAATCTGATGGAAATTATGGATATACATGGGGGAAAAACGTTAGCGGGCAGTGTGACAGTAGGTGGAGCAAAAAATAGTACAGTAGCTTTAATCCCCGCCTCCATTTTGTCACATACTAAAGTTGTCTTTGATAGTGTGCCGCAAATCAAAGACGTCGAAAATTTACGGGCAATTTTGGGGGATATGAATGTCCCTTCAACGATTGACGAGTCCGTTTTAACAATTGATCCCTCTAACATTAAACAAGTCCCACTTACTAGTGGAAAAATTCAAAGCTTACGAGCCTCTTACTATTTTATGGGGGCTTTATTGTCGCGCTTTGGAGAAGCAGTTGTTAGTTTCCCAGGCGGGGACGATATTGGACCACGACCAATTGATCAGCATATTAGAGGCTTTCAAGCTCTAGGTGCAACCGTTCATTTTGAAAATGATTCTATCCATATCAAAGCACCTGACACTGGTTTGGTTGGCACGATGATTAAGTTTGATTTTATTTCGGTCGGTGCAACGATCAATATGATTTTAGCTAGTGTATTAGCGCATGGACAAACGACGATCGAAAATGCAGCTCGTGAACCAGAAATCATTGATTTGGCTACTTTTTTAAATAATATGGGTGCTCGAATTAGAGGAGCTGGAACCAGTCAAATTAAAATTGAAGGGGTTGAAAGTCTTTCTTCAAAAAATTCCCATACAATTATTCCCGATCGAATTGA of Xylocopilactobacillus apicola contains these proteins:
- a CDS encoding UDP-N-acetylglucosamine 1-carboxyvinyltransferase — encoded protein: MEIMDIHGGKTLAGSVTVGGAKNSTVALIPASILSHTKVVFDSVPQIKDVENLRAILGDMNVPSTIDESVLTIDPSNIKQVPLTSGKIQSLRASYYFMGALLSRFGEAVVSFPGGDDIGPRPIDQHIRGFQALGATVHFENDSIHIKAPDTGLVGTMIKFDFISVGATINMILASVLAHGQTTIENAAREPEIIDLATFLNNMGARIRGAGTSQIKIEGVESLSSKNSHTIIPDRIEAGTYIIIAAAIGNGIWIKNVIPEHLDLFLGKLEEMGVNMQIGEDSVYVYPTERLVNVEIKTSPFPGFATDLQQPISSLMFLGEGQGVIHDTIYPKRVRHIPELCKMGAKIWKHENEIRILKSDHLQGTDVTADEIRAGASLMITGLIAPGETRIHDAGNILRGYDRVVHKLRSLGAEVRIIDEQ
- a CDS encoding CTP synthase; this translates as MTKYVFVTGGVVSSLGKGIVAASLGRLLKNRGLKVTIQKFDPYINVDPGTMNPYQHGEVFVTDDGAETDLDLGHYERFIDNNLGKYSNVTTGKIYSEVIDKERKGEYLGATVQVIPHITGMIRDKILQAGRVNDADVVITEIGGTVGDIESQPFIEAIRQMKSAVGADNVVYIHVTLVPYIKAAEEMKTKPTQHSVRELKSFGVQPNIIVVRTDRPISLSLKEKIASFCDVETDAVIESRDASSIYELPLTLHQEGLDTIVDKYLGLNSPEPSMDSWKELNKRIQTLQNTVTIAIVGKYVELKDSYISVTEALYHAGFKYNTKVKLKMVQAEDVTKENVGDILGSEIDGILVPGGFGDRGIEGMIEAIRYARENDIPFLGICLGMQMACVEFARNVVGLKNANSTEMEPNTENPIIDLLPDQADVVNLGGTLRLGLYPAKLKPGTKTIHLYNDQEEIEERHRHRYEFKNKYRDAFIERGMIFSGTSPDNRLVEVIELPDKKFFIAAQYHPEFLSRPERPEPLYDGFVKTALLQKEERSK